A region of Myxococcus stipitatus DSM 14675 DNA encodes the following proteins:
- a CDS encoding ATP-binding protein yields the protein MPIPLADFLLQNRDAILEAWEAQVRALPAARHLDRLALRDGLPRLLDGIATLMRTPHAQLAAGLSAISDHHALERLGEGFDLRQVVAEYRLLRSCVLRLWSSRGHATARPDEERIFHEAMDEAVSAAVSRYAHARERTLQALDSISAAALGSPDVAGFLPRLLQVLRDTVSAVDVAVVLLRDGEDSLRVECSVGEGVAVGGRVHVGQGFTGSIAASREPIWVRDARSDPRAHSAVVRTSDVRALYGVPLVLHGALIGVALMGSRGSGEYTEEDRLLFRAIAARATALLAQAQAHARERQARADAEASLARLRESEARLRRWEELFLRLGVGVVIVAGGTELRILDANPAFASMHGVTPRELRGAPLAVTLAPEARDVLLRHVAEADAHPSHEFESIHVRADGSRFPVFVHVTALHGEAGQVSRYVGTVVDITHRRAMEEDRQRLHRAIEAERTQLAAVLEQLPAGVIIAEAPSGKWLLANHRVATLTGRPNVPGSRVDTFTHAYEARHPDDQPCAPESWPLARTLRTGEVVQGEEVMLRHEDGHTLTLLISSAPLRDPEGLIIAAVATLVDVTEQRRAQQAALQTARFGERLIAIVSHDLRNPLNAIHLSTTQLLHTEALAERERRLVTRIARSSARMTRMILELLDFTRGRLGGGIPIHRAPGDLRTVVRQAVEELEAAWPERTLRVVVNPGHYEGVWDAERLFQVISNLGGNALQYSAPEAPVTLLLSDDGGTVVLDVHNTGEPIPPEVLPHLFDPFRRGGAGERPDSGNSGGLGLGLYIVEQIVKGHGGRIEVTSSAADGTRFRVTLPREPTWA from the coding sequence GTGCCCATCCCGCTGGCTGACTTCCTGCTCCAGAACCGCGACGCCATCCTGGAGGCGTGGGAGGCGCAGGTCCGCGCGCTCCCCGCGGCCAGGCACCTGGACCGTCTGGCCCTGCGCGACGGATTGCCGCGGCTCCTCGATGGCATCGCGACGCTCATGCGCACGCCCCACGCCCAGCTCGCCGCGGGCCTGAGCGCCATCAGCGACCACCACGCGCTGGAGCGCCTGGGCGAAGGCTTCGACCTGCGACAGGTCGTCGCCGAGTACCGCCTCCTGCGCTCCTGCGTCCTCCGCCTCTGGTCCTCCCGAGGCCACGCCACCGCCCGCCCCGACGAAGAGCGCATCTTCCACGAGGCCATGGACGAAGCGGTCTCCGCCGCCGTGAGCCGCTATGCCCACGCCAGGGAGCGCACCCTCCAGGCCCTCGACAGCATCAGCGCCGCCGCGCTCGGCAGTCCCGACGTGGCCGGGTTCCTCCCCCGGCTGCTGCAAGTCCTCCGGGACACCGTCTCCGCCGTGGACGTGGCCGTCGTCCTGCTCCGCGACGGCGAGGACTCGCTCCGCGTCGAGTGCTCCGTCGGCGAGGGCGTCGCCGTGGGAGGCCGGGTCCACGTAGGCCAGGGCTTCACCGGCTCCATCGCCGCGTCGCGTGAGCCCATCTGGGTCCGCGATGCGCGCAGCGACCCCCGCGCCCACTCCGCCGTCGTGCGCACCTCCGACGTGAGGGCCCTGTACGGCGTCCCCCTGGTCCTCCACGGCGCGCTCATCGGCGTGGCCCTCATGGGCAGCCGAGGCAGCGGCGAGTACACCGAGGAGGACCGCCTCCTGTTCCGCGCCATCGCCGCCCGCGCCACCGCGCTCCTCGCCCAGGCCCAGGCCCACGCGCGCGAACGTCAGGCCCGCGCGGACGCGGAGGCCTCGCTCGCCCGGCTGCGCGAGAGCGAGGCCCGGCTGCGCCGCTGGGAGGAGCTCTTCCTCCGCCTGGGCGTGGGCGTCGTCATCGTCGCGGGCGGCACGGAGCTGCGCATCCTCGACGCCAACCCCGCCTTCGCGAGCATGCACGGCGTCACCCCTCGAGAGCTCCGCGGCGCACCGCTGGCGGTGACGCTCGCCCCGGAGGCCCGCGACGTCCTCCTCCGCCACGTCGCCGAGGCCGACGCCCACCCCTCCCACGAGTTCGAGTCCATCCACGTCCGCGCCGATGGCAGCCGCTTCCCCGTCTTCGTCCACGTCACCGCGCTGCATGGCGAGGCCGGACAGGTGTCGCGCTACGTCGGCACCGTCGTGGACATCACCCACCGGCGCGCGATGGAGGAGGACCGGCAGCGGCTCCACCGCGCCATCGAGGCGGAGCGCACCCAGCTGGCCGCCGTGCTCGAGCAGCTCCCCGCCGGGGTCATCATCGCCGAGGCCCCCAGCGGCAAGTGGCTCCTCGCCAACCACCGCGTCGCCACGCTCACCGGACGCCCCAACGTGCCCGGCTCCCGCGTGGACACCTTCACCCACGCCTATGAAGCCCGCCACCCCGACGACCAACCCTGCGCCCCCGAGTCCTGGCCGCTCGCGCGCACCCTGCGCACCGGAGAGGTGGTGCAGGGCGAAGAGGTGATGCTGCGGCACGAGGACGGGCACACGCTGACGCTCCTCATCTCCAGCGCGCCGCTGAGAGACCCGGAGGGGCTCATCATCGCGGCCGTCGCCACGCTCGTGGACGTCACCGAGCAGCGGCGCGCGCAGCAGGCCGCGCTCCAGACGGCCCGCTTCGGCGAGCGGCTCATCGCCATCGTCAGCCACGACCTGCGCAACCCCCTCAATGCCATCCACCTCTCCACCACCCAGCTCCTGCACACGGAGGCGCTCGCGGAGCGGGAGCGTCGGCTCGTCACGCGCATCGCCCGCTCCAGCGCGCGCATGACGCGCATGATCCTGGAGCTCCTCGACTTCACGCGCGGAAGGCTGGGCGGAGGCATCCCCATCCACCGCGCCCCCGGCGACTTGCGCACCGTGGTGCGCCAGGCCGTGGAGGAGCTGGAGGCCGCGTGGCCCGAGCGCACCCTGCGCGTGGTGGTGAACCCCGGCCACTACGAGGGCGTCTGGGACGCCGAGCGCCTGTTCCAGGTCATCAGCAACCTGGGCGGCAACGCGCTCCAGTACAGCGCGCCGGAGGCCCCCGTCACCCTCCTGCTCTCCGACGACGGAGGCACCGTGGTGCTCGACGTCCACAACACCGGCGAGCCCATCCCGCCCGAGGTCCTGCCCCACCTGTTCGACCCGTTCCGCCGCGGTGGGGCGGGAGAACGTCCGGACAGCGGCAACAGCGGGGGGCTGGGCCTGGGCCTCTACATCGTGGAGCAAATCGTGAAGGGACACGGGGGCCGCATCGAGGTGACGTCCTCGGCGGCGGACGGAACCCGGTTCCGGGTGACACTTCCGCGCGAGCCGACGTGGGCCTGA